A genomic segment from Nicotiana tabacum cultivar K326 chromosome 9, ASM71507v2, whole genome shotgun sequence encodes:
- the LOC142163839 gene encoding uncharacterized protein LOC142163839 encodes MNKKNITKNKARLVVQGYNQEEGVEYDETFAHAARIEAIRMLIASAAQMKFTLYQMDVKSAFLNGYLKEEVIVKQPLRFESEEFPDYVFKLDKTLYGLKQAPRAWLLGGYSDILKEKHFRNNTFSWFMSGVLGTKKQNSVALSAAEVEYVAATSCCAQLLQIRQQLRNYGIFVGCVPIFCDNTSTIKIAKNLCQHNRTKHVDIRHQFLRDNIEKGNISINFCKTEDQIANNFTKALSVDHFERNRLELGLINTSN; translated from the exons ATGAACAAGAAAAATATCACAAAGAACAAGGCCAGACTTGTGGTTCAGGGATACAATCAAGAAGAAGGCGTTGAATATGATGAGACATTTGCACATGCAGCCAGAATAGAAGCTATAAGGATGCTAATAGCTTCTGCTGCACAGATGAAGTTCACCCTGTATCAAATGGATGTAAAGAGTGCATTCTTGAACGGTTACCTGAAGGAGGAAGTGATTGTTAAACAACCTCTTAGGTTTGAGAGTGAAGAATTTCCTGACTATGTGTTCAAGTTAGACAAAACCCTGTATGGACTGAAACAAgccccaagagcatg GTTGTTAGGAGGATACTCAGATATATTAAAG GAAAAGCACTTCAGGAACAACacattttcttggttcatgtctggTGTCCTGGGAACAAAGAAGCAGAACTCAGTGGCTTTATCTGCAGCTGAAGTTGAATATGTGGCAGCAACATCTTGTTGTGCTCAGTTGCTGCAGATAAGACAACAACTAAGGAACTATggtatttttgttggttgtgttCCTATTTTCTGTGACAACACTAGTACCATAAAAATTGCTAAAAATCTCTGTCAACATAATAGAACCAAGCACGTTGACATTAGACATCAGTTTCTCAGAGACAATATTGAAAAGGGGAATATCTCAATTAACTTTTGTAAAACTGAAGACCAAATTGCTAATAATTTTACTAAAGCTCTGAGTGtggatcactttgaaaggaatagACTGGAACTGGGTCTTATTAATACTTCCAACTAG